A part of Amblyraja radiata isolate CabotCenter1 chromosome 23, sAmbRad1.1.pri, whole genome shotgun sequence genomic DNA contains:
- the serinc3 gene encoding serine incorporator 3: MGALLTVCSVGSLVSCLCSSAPCLLCSCCPNSKNSTVTRLIYAFILLLGTLVACVMLAPGIAIQLKKIPGFCEDGFGTQLPNVHGAVNCDVLASYKSVYRICFGLAVFFSLFALLLINVKSSRDPRAAIHNGFWFFKVAAVIAIIVGAFYIPEGPFTKALFAIGTAGAFCFILIQLVLLIDFAHSWNESWVGKMEDGRSKCWYTALVSITSLNYILSFIAIVLFYVFYTTPGGCIENKCFISCNMICCIVLSVISILPKIQEVQPQSGLLQSSVITLYTMYLTWSAMSNEPDGECNPNFIGLIKNLVIPVNRTASLSIAPSSSPGPPTAVQWWEAQNIVGLVLFILCLLYSSIRTSNNSQMNKLSFSTSETVVLDDSLSGVAVDDQGNGKRVQDNEQDAVQYSYSFFHFMLFLASLYIMMTLTNWYSPDADYKTITSKWPSVWVKITSSWICLLLYLWTLVARLVLTNRDFD; encoded by the exons ATGGGCGCCCTTTTAACTGTCTGCTCTGTCGGGAGCCTG GTATCATGTCTGTGCAGCAGTGCGCCTTGTTTGCTATGCAGCTGTTGCCCCAATTCCAAGAATTCTACAGTAACCAGATTGATCTACGCATTCATTTTGCTTCTGGGCACCCTTGTGGCGTGTGTTATGCTGGCACCAGGAATAGCAATACAACTAAAAaag ATTCCAGGATTTTGTGAAGATGGCTTTGGTACTCAGCTTCCGAATGTTCATGGGGCGGTGAACTGTGATGTCTTAGCTAGTTACAAGTCAGTTTATCGTATATGCTTCGGATTGGCTGTCTTCTTCTCTCTTTTCGCTCTGCTTTTAATCAATGTAAAATCGAGCAGAGATCCCAGAGCAGCAATACACAACGG ATTCTGGTTCTTCAAAGTAGCTGCCGTTATAGCTATCATAGTGGGAGCCTTTTACATCCCTGAAGGACCTTTTACAAAAG CTTTGTTTGCCATCGGAACAGCAGGTGCATTCTGCTTCATATTAATCCAGCTAGTTTTACTGATCGACTTTGCTCATTCTTGGAAcgagtcatgggtgggaaagatgGAGGATGGCCGCTCCAAATGCTGGTATACAG ctttggtctccattaCCAGTCTGAATTACATCCTGTCGTTCATTGCAATTGTGCTTTTCTATGTGTTTtacaccacacctggaggatgTATTGAGAACAAATGCTTCATTAGCTGCAACATGATCTGTTGCATTGTTCTATCTGTAATTTCTATTCTTCCAAAAATACAG gaagtgcAGCCTCAATCTGGTCTCCTTCAGTCCTCAGTCATTACGCTGTACACCATGTATCTCACCTGGTCTGCCATGTCAAATGAGCCTG ATGGAGAATGTAACCCTAACTTTATAGGCCTTATTAAAAACCTGGTCATTCCCGTCAATAGAACTGCATCTTTGAGCATTGCTCCTTCCTCTTCACCTGGACCTCCGACCGCAGTGCAGTGGTGGGAAGCACAGAACATTGTGGGTCTCGTCCTCTTCATCCTGTGTCTGTTATACTCGAG CATTCGTACTTCAAACAACAGTCAGATGAATAAACTGTCGTTCTCGACCAGTGAAACTGTTGTGTTGGATGACTCGTTGTCTGGAGTTGCCGTTGATGACCAGGGAAATGGCAAAAGAGTCCAGGACAATGAACAGGACGCGGTCCAATACAGTTATTCATTCTTCCATTTCATGCTTTTCCTGGCTTCTCTCTATATAATGATGACGTTGACAAACTGGTACAG